In Erigeron canadensis isolate Cc75 chromosome 1, C_canadensis_v1, whole genome shotgun sequence, a single window of DNA contains:
- the LOC122587331 gene encoding UDP-glycosyltransferase 71E1-like — MSTSELIFIPSPGAGHLPPTLELANLLLDRDQRLSITIIIMQLDLGPNNKTETQKSTSRLRIVDIPCDESTKALINPKTFLADFIEHNKVHVRDIARGIIDSGTVRLVGIVLDMFCVSMTDVGNEFGVPSYIYFTSGASTLGLMFYFEAKRDQDAYDITELKNSESDLSIPSYFNPVPPKLLPEIMMEKDGAKMFLDLAKSFRASKGIIINTFQELESHGIEYLVSSNVNLPPVFPVGPILNLKKTNTNGKTEEIMTWLDNQPESSVVFLCFGSMGSFNEKQVKEIAVALERSGQRFLWALRRPPSKEKMELPEEYENPNEVLPKGFLERTSSVGKVIGWAPQMVVLSHPSVGGFVSHCGWNSTLESIWCGVPIAAWPLYAEQQLNAFQLVVEKGMAVEIRIDYRMSMKPGGSEMMVTAEEIESGIRKLMSDDEIRNKVKDMKNKSRLAVLEGGSSNASIGLLIDHLMNDNHSTNQF; from the coding sequence ATGAGCACCTCCGAACTGATTTTCATCCCTTCTCCCGGTGCCGGCCACCTTCCGCCAACGCTAGAGCTCGCAAACCTTCTTCTAGACCGTGATCAACGCCTTTctatcaccatcatcatcatgcAACTCGATCTTGGACCAAACAacaaaaccgaaacccaaaaaTCCACTTCCCGTCTACGCATCGTTGACATCCCTTGTGACGAGTCTACTAAGGCTCTCATCAACCCCAAGACCTTCCTTGCCGACTTCATTGAACACAACAAGGTTCATGTTCGTGACATCGCTCGTGGCATCATTGATTCTGGGACGGTTCGACTAGTTGGCATCGTTCTCGACATGTTTTGTGTGAGCATGACTGATGTAGGGAATGAGTTTGGGGTTCCAAGTTATATCTACTTTACTTCTGGTGCAAGCACGCTTGGCCTCATGTTTTACTTTGAGGCCAAGCGTGACCAGGATGCCTATGATATCACTGAATTGAAAAACTCAGAATCAGATTTGTCAATTCCGAGTTATTTCAATCCAGTGCCACCAAAGCTCTTACCAGAAATAATGATGGAAAAAGATGGGGCCAAAATGTTTCTTGACCTTGCAAAGAGCTTTCGTGCGTCGAAGGGTATAATAATAAACACGTTTCAAGAGCTCGAAAGCCATGGGATTGAGTATCTTGTGAGTAGCAACGTCAATCTTCCACCAGTATTTCCAGTTGGGCCAATACTGAACCTTAAAAAAACGAACACGAATGGTAAGACCGAAGAAATAATGACGTGGCTAGACAACCAACCCGAGAGTTCGGTTGTGTTCCTTTGTTTCGGAAGCATGGGAAGTTTTAATGAGAAACAAGTTAAGGAGATTGCGGTTGCCCTTGAACGAAGTGGACAACGATTTCTATGGGCATTACGACGTCCACCATCGAAAGAGAAGATGGAGTTACCAGAAGAATACGAAAATCCGAATGAGGTGTTGCCAAAGGGGTTTCTTGAACGGACATCAAGTGTAGGGAAGGTGATAGGGTGGGCCCCACAAATGGTGGTATTATCCCACCCGTCAGTAGGAGGTTTCGTGTCACATTGTGGATGGAACTCAACACTGGAAAGTATATGGTGTGGGGTTCCGATAGCTGCTTGGCCACTATATGCCGAACAACAGCTCAATGCTTTTCAACTTGTGGTGGAGAAAGGAATGGCGGTGGAGATAAGGATCGACTACCGGATGAGTATGAAACCCGGTGGCAGCGAGATGATGGTGACCGCGGAGGAGATTGAGAGTGGGATTAGGAAGTTAATGAGTGATGATGAGATAAGAAACAAGGTGAAAGATATGAAAAACAAGAGTAGACTTGCGGTCTTAGAAGGTGGATCTTCTAATGCTTCTATTGGACTTCTTATTGACCATTTGATGAATGATAATCACTCAACTAATCAGTTCTAA
- the LOC122592785 gene encoding uncharacterized protein LOC122592785, which translates to MTFQEAVERLKTFEDRLKEKAEYSTENQNNLMFTQSEQTSYHRSSSSSRGRGRGRGGSSNRGRGRGLGQARNQEASQSRDTKGFGQSNNRPKPKKDKSEIQCLRFFLNEEKVIPTKFKSKDKEENPWYLDNGASNHMTGNKSLFLELNERVTGKVRFGDDSRVDIAGKGSIVFKTKIGEHVVLMEVYYIPSVYSNIISLGQLTETSCKIVMEDDVLLVYDRAKTLMIKVLSASNRLYKINLQVGSPVCYYQNLMMIRGFGMLV; encoded by the exons ATGACTTTTCAGGAGGCGGTTGAAAGACTAAAAACTTTTGAAGatagattaaaagaaaaagcaGAATATTCAACAGAAAATCAGAATAATCTCATGTTCACACAAAGTGAACAAACCTCATATCATAGGTCTTCTAGCAGCAGTAGGGGACGTGGTCGTGGTAGAGGTGGTTCATCTAATAGAGGTCGTGGACGAGGTTTAGGTCAAGCTCGAAACCAGGAAGCTAGCCAAAGTCGAGATACAAAGGGATTTGGCCAAAGCAATAATCGACCAAAACCAAAGAAAGACAAATCTGAAATTCAATGCTTGAGAT TTTTTTTGAATGAAGAAAAAGTGATCCCCACCAAGTTCAAATCCAAGGATAAGGAGGAAAACCCATGGTATTTAGATAACGGAGCTTCTAATCATATGACAGGGAACAAATCACTATTTTTAGAATTGAATGAACGTGTAACTGGTAAAGTTCGTTTTGGTGATGATTCTCGTGTAGATATTGCTGGAAAGGGTTCCATTGTATTTAAAACGAAAATTGGAGAACATGTAGTATTGATGGAAGTTTACTATATCCCGAGTGTTTACTCTAACATTATCAGTTTGGGTCAACTTACAGAGACGAGTTGCAAAATTGTTATGGAAGATGATGTGTTGCTAGTTTATGACAGAGCTAAAACTCTAATGATAAAGGTATTAAGTGCTAGTAACCGGTTGTACAAGATCAATCTACAAGTAGGGTCACCGGTGTGTTACTATCaaaacttgatgatgattcgtGGCTTTGGCATGCTCGTTTAG